A window of the Zeugodacus cucurbitae isolate PBARC_wt_2022May chromosome 4, idZeuCucr1.2, whole genome shotgun sequence genome harbors these coding sequences:
- the LOC105212923 gene encoding nuclear distribution protein nudE homolog isoform X1 produces MESPPMFNSVEDECRYWKERAKLYHKEWTDVKQEYDEYVEQSRQMEAEMDATLDQKQSIIKDLRMTLSSLEKENESLKLKLQSHGIELANTERQMENLKTERDSLKVYLRQLEQKNDDLERAHRILNESIADFERMLDKAYEKNALLEMEVDEKEMLQEKLQRLMDETRDLKQELNVKTRNPLNGSVSNISETTTLSAPLTNGAVNNSDNTHEENSLNNTSLHSTSLTHNLNNSPAVIPNYGEQHSLKKKPFSDSTNLLNGNAMTPSSRTSALNIVADMLRKLNLERALLCPQCERFRCICDRSFAAAVDSTSSCAFTPTADNVGRLRRSLTNTFGSNNSMDTSATGTSTNTSCTDYDADASDVPLRRIGSRSNSSLNFGTNIFKRFADRMSGGNSNSPNTTKTPIRTSIKNISSLN; encoded by the exons ATGGAGTCACCACCAATGTTTAACAGTGTCGAAGATGAGTGCCGGTATTGGAAAGAACGTGCTAAGCTTTATCACAAAGA ATGGACGGATGTAAAACAAGAATATGATGAGTACGTGGAACAATCACGACAAATGGAAGCAGAAATGGATGCTACACTTGATCAAAAACAGAGTATAATCAAAGATCTCAGAATGACACTTTCTTCCTTAGAGAAAGAAAATGAATCATTGAAG ctCAAACTCCAATCTCATGGCATTGAATTAGCCAATACAGAGCGACaaatggaaaatttgaaaactgaGCGCGATTCGCTCAAAGTGTACCTGCGACAATTGGAACAAAAAAACGATGACTTGGAGCGTGCACATCGTATACTCAATGAAAGCATTGCTGATTTTGAAAGAATGTTGGATAAAGCTTATGAGAAAAATGCTCTTCTTGAAATGGAGGTGGATGAAAAGGAAATGCTGCAGGAAAAGCTACAGAGACTTATGGATGAAACAAGAG ACTTAAAACAAGAACTGAATGTAAAAACGCGTAATCCATTAAATGGTTCAGTTAGTAATATATCAGAAACGACAACACTGTCCGCACCTTTAACAAATGGCGCTGTAAATAACAGTGATAATACCCATGAGGAAAACAGCCTCAACAATACCAGTCTCCACAGCACCAGCCTTACACATAATTTGAACAACAGTCCAGCAGTTATACCCAATTACGGTGAACAACATTCATTGAAGA AAAAACCATTTTCAGATTCAACAAATTTACTCAACGGCAACGCAATGACGCCCAGCTCGCGTACGTCTGCACTTAACATTGTTGCAGATATGCTACGGAAATTGAAT TTGGAGAGGGCACTTTTATGCCCTCAGTGTGAAAGGTTTCGTTGTATCTGTGATCGTtcgtttgctgctgctgttgactcTACAAGCAGCTGTGCCTTCACACCGACGGCCGATAACGTAGGTCGCCTTAGACGGAGTTTAACGAATACCTTTGGCAGCAATAATTCCATGGACACGAGCGCTACAGGCACCTCCACAAACACGTCCTGCACCGACTACGATGCCGATGCCTCCGATGTTCCCTTACGACGAATCGGCAGTCGTAGCAATTCGAGCCTAAATTttggtacaaatatttttaagcgcTTCGCAGACCGCATGAGCGGTGGAAATAGCAATTCCCCGAACACGACTAAAACGCCGATTCGTacatcaattaaaaatatttcgagtttgaattaa
- the LOC105212923 gene encoding nuclear distribution protein nudE homolog isoform X2: protein MESPPMFNSVEDECRYWKERAKLYHKEWTDVKQEYDEYVEQSRQMEAEMDATLDQKQSIIKDLRMTLSSLEKENESLKLKLQSHGIELANTERQMENLKTERDSLKVYLRQLEQKNDDLERAHRILNESIADFERMLDKAYEKNALLEMEVDEKEMLQEKLQRLMDETRDLKQELNVKTRNPLNGSVSNISETTTLSAPLTNGAVNNSDNTHEENSLNNTSLHSTSLTHNLNNSPAVIPNYGEQHSLKNSTNLLNGNAMTPSSRTSALNIVADMLRKLNLERALLCPQCERFRCICDRSFAAAVDSTSSCAFTPTADNVGRLRRSLTNTFGSNNSMDTSATGTSTNTSCTDYDADASDVPLRRIGSRSNSSLNFGTNIFKRFADRMSGGNSNSPNTTKTPIRTSIKNISSLN, encoded by the exons ATGGAGTCACCACCAATGTTTAACAGTGTCGAAGATGAGTGCCGGTATTGGAAAGAACGTGCTAAGCTTTATCACAAAGA ATGGACGGATGTAAAACAAGAATATGATGAGTACGTGGAACAATCACGACAAATGGAAGCAGAAATGGATGCTACACTTGATCAAAAACAGAGTATAATCAAAGATCTCAGAATGACACTTTCTTCCTTAGAGAAAGAAAATGAATCATTGAAG ctCAAACTCCAATCTCATGGCATTGAATTAGCCAATACAGAGCGACaaatggaaaatttgaaaactgaGCGCGATTCGCTCAAAGTGTACCTGCGACAATTGGAACAAAAAAACGATGACTTGGAGCGTGCACATCGTATACTCAATGAAAGCATTGCTGATTTTGAAAGAATGTTGGATAAAGCTTATGAGAAAAATGCTCTTCTTGAAATGGAGGTGGATGAAAAGGAAATGCTGCAGGAAAAGCTACAGAGACTTATGGATGAAACAAGAG ACTTAAAACAAGAACTGAATGTAAAAACGCGTAATCCATTAAATGGTTCAGTTAGTAATATATCAGAAACGACAACACTGTCCGCACCTTTAACAAATGGCGCTGTAAATAACAGTGATAATACCCATGAGGAAAACAGCCTCAACAATACCAGTCTCCACAGCACCAGCCTTACACATAATTTGAACAACAGTCCAGCAGTTATACCCAATTACGGTGAACAACATTCATTGAAGA ATTCAACAAATTTACTCAACGGCAACGCAATGACGCCCAGCTCGCGTACGTCTGCACTTAACATTGTTGCAGATATGCTACGGAAATTGAAT TTGGAGAGGGCACTTTTATGCCCTCAGTGTGAAAGGTTTCGTTGTATCTGTGATCGTtcgtttgctgctgctgttgactcTACAAGCAGCTGTGCCTTCACACCGACGGCCGATAACGTAGGTCGCCTTAGACGGAGTTTAACGAATACCTTTGGCAGCAATAATTCCATGGACACGAGCGCTACAGGCACCTCCACAAACACGTCCTGCACCGACTACGATGCCGATGCCTCCGATGTTCCCTTACGACGAATCGGCAGTCGTAGCAATTCGAGCCTAAATTttggtacaaatatttttaagcgcTTCGCAGACCGCATGAGCGGTGGAAATAGCAATTCCCCGAACACGACTAAAACGCCGATTCGTacatcaattaaaaatatttcgagtttgaattaa